In the genome of Massilia sp. UMI-21, the window GAGCGCCACCTGAAGGCGGCCAGGCAGAAGGAAGCGACCCTGCTCGCGGCCTTCCACCATCCCGCCGGCGACAGCGCACGCGTCGCTTGATGACAGGCTGATACGGCCACCAGTTCGGCCGTATCAGCTTGATAATACCTCGCTAGCATTTCTTGTTGTTCCTCAGACCCAACTGTTACAGTTGGTTGCACTTGGGCCTGGTAGCCGCGTCTATAATCGGACGCATGAAACCGCCATATGCACAGGGTCGTGCAACGACCGCCCCCCGCCTGATCGCATCGCTGCTGGCTGCGGCCTTCGTCCTCGCCGGTTGCGGCGGCGGCGGCGGTTCGCCGGGCGCCGGCACCAGGCCCGGCCAGATCGCGCAGCAGCCCACCACGCCCACCACGCCGGGCGGCACGGCGACGCCGGAAGACCTCAATCCGAACCTGCTGGGCGACGCCTTCGGCACCTACTGGAACCTGTGCGCCAAGCCGCGCACCGGACTCGATCTCAATGGGCAGCCGTTCCCGGACCGGCAGGGCACGCTGCTCGACGAGCTGAAATTCCTGCGCGCGTGGTCGAACGAGTACTACCTCTGGTACAACGAGATCCCCAACACCTACAGGATGGCGGATTTCACCAATCCCATCGACTACTTCGACGTGCTCAAGACGCCGGCCCTGACCGCGTCCGGCCAGCCGAAGGACAAATACCACTTCACCTACGCCACCGAGGAGTGGGAAAAGCTGCAGAACTCGGGCATCGACCTGGGCTATGGCGTGACCTGGAAGCGCAACAGCGCGACCGTGCCGCGTACCTGGCTGGTCACGCTGGTGGAGCCGGGCTCGCCGGCCGACGCCGCCGGCCTGCGCCGTGGCGACATGCTGCTCAAGGTGGACGGTGTCGACTTCGTCAACGGCGGCAGCGCCAGCCAGGTCGAGCGAATCAATGACGGCCTGTTCCCGGACACCGCGGGCACGCCGCACCAGTTCACCCTGCAGCGCGGCGGCACCACCTTCGACGTGACGATGACGGGGGCGGACGTGAGCATCGACCCGGTCAAGAATGTGCAGGTGCTCGATACCCCGACCGGCAAGGTCGGCTACCTGAGCTTCGAGACCCACAATGCGGTATCGGAAAAAGAGCTGGTGGATGCCTTCAGTACCTTCAAGCAGGCCGCGGTCAGCGACCTGGTGCTCGACATGCGCTACAACGGCGGCGGCCTGCTCTACATCGCCAGCGAGCTGTCCTACATGATCGCCGGCCCGGCGCAGACCGCCGGCAAGATCTTCGAGCGGCCGCAGTTCAACGACAAGACGCCGCAGCAGCCGGCCATTCCTTTCCGCAGCACGGCTTACGGCTTCAGCTCGCCGAACCCGGTGCGCGCCGGCACGGCGCTGCCTTACCTGGGCCTGAAGCGCGTCACCGTGCTCACCACCCAGGGCAGCTGCTCGGCCAGCGAAGCGGTGATCAACGGCCTGCGCGGCGCCGACATCCAGGTCGACGTGATCGGCAGCACGACCTGCGGCAAGCCCTATGGCTTCACGCCGGTGCCGAACTGCGGCACCACTTATTTCTCGATCGAGTTCAAGGGCGTGAACGACAAGGGCTTCGGCGACTTCTCGGACGGCCTGGCGCCGACCTGCCAGGTGGCCGACGACCTGTCGCGTCCGATCGGCGACCGCAGCGAAGGCCTGCTGGCCGCGGCCCTGACCTACCGCGAGACCGGCGCCTGCCCGCCGGCCACCCGCGCGCGCCAGGTACCGATGGAGATCGTGCGTCATCCGGCGCAGGAAGTGTCGATCTACACCAGGCCGCGACCTTAAGCTGCGCCTGCGATCGGAAGGGCACGGCCGCCCCTACCGCCGTGCCTACCGCCGTGCCTACCGCCGTGCCTACCGCCGTGCTCTTTTCATT includes:
- a CDS encoding PDZ domain-containing protein gives rise to the protein MKPPYAQGRATTAPRLIASLLAAAFVLAGCGGGGGSPGAGTRPGQIAQQPTTPTTPGGTATPEDLNPNLLGDAFGTYWNLCAKPRTGLDLNGQPFPDRQGTLLDELKFLRAWSNEYYLWYNEIPNTYRMADFTNPIDYFDVLKTPALTASGQPKDKYHFTYATEEWEKLQNSGIDLGYGVTWKRNSATVPRTWLVTLVEPGSPADAAGLRRGDMLLKVDGVDFVNGGSASQVERINDGLFPDTAGTPHQFTLQRGGTTFDVTMTGADVSIDPVKNVQVLDTPTGKVGYLSFETHNAVSEKELVDAFSTFKQAAVSDLVLDMRYNGGGLLYIASELSYMIAGPAQTAGKIFERPQFNDKTPQQPAIPFRSTAYGFSSPNPVRAGTALPYLGLKRVTVLTTQGSCSASEAVINGLRGADIQVDVIGSTTCGKPYGFTPVPNCGTTYFSIEFKGVNDKGFGDFSDGLAPTCQVADDLSRPIGDRSEGLLAAALTYRETGACPPATRARQVPMEIVRHPAQEVSIYTRPRP